One part of the Rutidosis leptorrhynchoides isolate AG116_Rl617_1_P2 chromosome 1, CSIRO_AGI_Rlap_v1, whole genome shotgun sequence genome encodes these proteins:
- the LOC139860473 gene encoding protein THYLAKOID ASSEMBLY 8-like, chloroplastic, whose translation MAAIGGRLRSKLQPSISLLFDCNISKIPISKAYISSNLYSFTRQLAFSHTNRSTEDVCYRQQQSYRYLTPRLYHDGRPRGSLWRGKKLLGKEALFVILGLKRVKDDEEKLDKFIKTHVSRLLKMDMVAALNELERQEEVDLAVKMFWVIQKQDWYTPDVYLYKDLIISLSKSKKMDEAMKLWDSMKNDNLFPDSQTYTEVIRGFLRFGSPDDAMNIYEDMKQSPDPPDELPFRILLKGLLPHPLLRNKVKQDFEEIFPDQSIYDPPGEIFGLR comes from the exons ATGGCAGCTATTGGGGGTAGATTAAGATCAAAGCTACAACCATCAATATCCTTACTGTTCGACTGTAACATATCGAAAATACCTATATCGAAAGCCTACATTTCTTCTAATTTATATTCATTTACAAGACAATTAGCATTCAGTCACACGAATCGAAGTACTGAAGATGTCTGTTATCGTCAACAACAGTCGTATAGATATCTGACGCCTCGACTTTACCATGATGGTAGGCCCAGAGGTTCTCTTTGGAGGGGAAAGAAACTGCTTGGTAAAGAAGCTCTTTTTGTTATTTTAGGGTTAAAGAGAGTCAAAGACGATGAAGAGAAACTAGACAAGTTTATTAAAACTCATGTCTCGAGGCTCTTAAAGATGGATATGGTTGCTGCTCTCAATGAGCTTGAGCGCCAAGAAGAAGTGGACTTAGCTGTCAAG ATGTTTTGGGTGATTCAAAAGCAAGACTGGTACACGCCCGACGTATATCTATACAAAGACTTGATTATCTCATTATCAAAATCCAAAAAGATGGACGAGGCAATGAAGCTGTGGGACAgcatgaaaaatgataatttgttCCCTGATTCTCAAACATACACCGAAGTAATTCGAGGATTTTTAAGATTTGGATCACCTGATGATGCTATGAACATCTATGAAGACATGAAACAGTCTCCAGATCCACCAGACGAGTTACCATTCAGAATCCTACTAAAAGGCCTTTTGCCACATCCTCTATTAAGAAACAAAGTTAAGCAAGATTTTGAAGAGATTTTTCCGGATCAGAGTATTTATGACCCACCCGGAGAGATTTTTGGATTGCGTTAA